In a genomic window of Cerasicoccus sp. TK19100:
- the ftsW gene encoding putative lipid II flippase FtsW, which produces MKAISQHTFRYLLRPGAGWALLACVFVLTSLGLIMLTSAGQSYNQSIDADPFYLFRKQGMWLGIALFAGIFTSLINLEWLGKMSHYILGVVLILLGVVLVPQIGVEVNGARRWLDLGLMRLQVSDLAKIALIIWLAQYYGSRQRKVTHWFHGFIAPGMVVGLICGMIFLEPDFGTAALCGAVGFWVMFLAGVRLWFLLPSALMGVAGFSVAVYMDPVRMRRITSFLDVEANKADSGYQLWQGILAFGAGGVPGVGLGQGRQQLFFLPEAHTDFIFPVIGEELGLTATAAVVLLFATIFGVGVIALRRAPNLFHFLLATGALLFLTLQALINMGVVTGLLPTKGMSLPFISYGGTNLVTMFVLIGLIFNCFANWSAKPLLKPREL; this is translated from the coding sequence ATGAAAGCCATTAGCCAGCACACTTTCCGCTACCTGCTCCGTCCTGGAGCAGGGTGGGCGTTGCTGGCTTGTGTCTTCGTGTTGACTTCGCTCGGCCTGATCATGTTGACCAGCGCCGGGCAGTCCTACAACCAGTCGATTGACGCCGACCCGTTTTACCTGTTTCGCAAGCAGGGGATGTGGCTGGGTATTGCATTGTTCGCGGGTATCTTCACCTCGCTGATCAACCTGGAGTGGCTGGGCAAGATGAGCCACTACATCCTGGGTGTCGTGTTGATCCTACTCGGTGTCGTGCTGGTGCCGCAGATCGGGGTAGAGGTCAATGGTGCGCGCCGCTGGCTGGACCTCGGGCTGATGCGCTTGCAGGTGTCTGACTTGGCGAAGATCGCCCTCATCATTTGGCTGGCGCAGTATTACGGTTCGCGCCAGCGCAAGGTGACGCATTGGTTTCATGGCTTCATTGCGCCGGGCATGGTGGTTGGCTTGATTTGCGGCATGATCTTTTTGGAGCCCGACTTCGGGACGGCTGCGCTTTGCGGCGCAGTTGGCTTCTGGGTGATGTTCCTTGCCGGCGTGCGTCTGTGGTTCCTGCTCCCCTCGGCATTGATGGGGGTGGCTGGTTTCAGCGTGGCCGTTTACATGGACCCCGTCCGTATGCGTCGGATCACGTCCTTCCTCGATGTGGAGGCGAACAAAGCCGACAGCGGTTATCAGCTTTGGCAGGGCATCCTGGCTTTTGGCGCTGGCGGTGTGCCCGGCGTTGGCTTGGGGCAAGGGCGCCAACAGTTGTTCTTTTTGCCCGAAGCGCACACGGACTTCATCTTCCCGGTCATTGGTGAGGAACTCGGGCTGACCGCCACGGCCGCCGTGGTGCTTCTCTTCGCCACGATCTTTGGTGTCGGGGTAATTGCGCTGCGCCGTGCGCCGAACTTGTTTCATTTCCTGCTCGCCACCGGTGCCTTGCTTTTCCTGACGCTGCAAGCGCTGATCAACATGGGCGTGGTCACCGGCCTGCTACCGACCAAGGGCATGTCGCTGCCGTTCATCAGCTACGGCGGCACGAACCTGGTGACGATGTTTGTCCTGATCGGATTGATCTTTAACTGCTTTGCGAATTGGTCCGCTAAACCCCTGTTGAAGCCGCGCGAACTATGA
- the ftsZ gene encoding cell division protein FtsZ — protein MSEHTGKSFRSDLNSEGVRVKIIGVGGAGVNAVDRIQMTPHESIHLAAVNTDAQALEGSPIGEKLLIGKSVTRGLSTGGDVEIGQTAAEKDENKLRQMVDGQDLIFIVAGLGGGTGSGAGPVVAKLASEQGALVIAFVTQPFTFEGARHHEVAENALVAMRAHCDAVIPLPNDLLLQQMDESATVLDAFAQADAWISRGIQSICAMLTQTGLINLDFAMLRKVFQGRCGKTLFGLGRGEGDDFMAEALNDLALCPLLHTPGFAKRADSLLVNIIGGTDLGIAHVNQIMTAISDKFGSKEQIVLGAVVDESCQNSVEICVIGTTHIGGYRPERKVRRVAPRVDIAPEPKPAARQTADDELFSTVDAKSKMPVHESKLGKKRQPEMELDQEEFMFVAEDEQRGFFENTERNIFDGEDLDVPTYLRRGVRITL, from the coding sequence ATGAGCGAACATACCGGAAAATCATTTCGCAGTGACCTGAACTCCGAAGGCGTACGGGTAAAGATCATTGGTGTCGGCGGTGCCGGCGTCAACGCAGTGGACCGCATCCAAATGACGCCGCACGAGAGCATTCATCTGGCGGCGGTCAACACCGACGCGCAGGCGCTGGAGGGCTCGCCCATCGGCGAAAAGCTGCTTATCGGTAAGTCCGTAACGCGCGGTTTAAGCACGGGCGGCGATGTCGAAATCGGCCAAACGGCGGCGGAGAAGGACGAGAACAAACTCCGCCAAATGGTCGATGGGCAGGACCTGATTTTTATTGTCGCCGGATTGGGCGGTGGCACCGGCAGTGGCGCGGGCCCGGTAGTGGCCAAGCTTGCCTCGGAGCAGGGCGCGCTGGTGATCGCATTTGTCACGCAGCCGTTTACCTTTGAAGGGGCGCGCCATCACGAGGTGGCCGAGAATGCCTTGGTGGCTATGCGCGCGCATTGCGATGCCGTGATCCCGCTACCCAATGATTTGCTGCTGCAGCAGATGGACGAAAGCGCGACGGTGCTCGATGCTTTTGCGCAGGCGGATGCCTGGATCAGCCGCGGCATTCAATCGATCTGCGCGATGCTGACGCAGACCGGCCTGATCAACTTGGACTTCGCCATGCTGCGCAAGGTGTTCCAGGGCCGTTGCGGCAAGACCTTGTTTGGCCTTGGTCGTGGCGAGGGTGACGACTTTATGGCCGAGGCGTTGAATGACCTCGCGCTGTGCCCGCTGCTGCACACGCCGGGCTTTGCCAAGCGCGCCGACAGCCTGCTGGTGAATATCATCGGTGGCACAGATTTAGGCATCGCTCACGTGAACCAGATCATGACGGCGATTTCGGACAAGTTTGGTAGCAAAGAGCAGATCGTGCTGGGTGCCGTGGTGGACGAGAGTTGCCAGAACTCGGTGGAGATCTGTGTCATCGGCACGACGCACATTGGCGGCTACCGACCGGAGCGCAAGGTGCGCCGCGTCGCGCCGCGCGTGGACATTGCCCCCGAGCCCAAACCAGCTGCCCGGCAGACGGCGGACGACGAACTTTTCTCCACGGTCGACGCGAAGTCGAAGATGCCAGTTCACGAGAGTAAGCTCGGCAAAAAACGGCAGCCCGAAATGGAGCTTGATCAGGAGGAGTTCATGTTTGTCGCCGAGGATGAGCAGCGCGGATTCTTTGAGAATACCGAACGTAATATCTTCGACGGGGAAGACTTGGACGTGCCCACCTACTTGCGACGCGGCGTGCGCATTACTCTGTAG
- a CDS encoding ATP-binding cassette domain-containing protein gives MLHVRNVSLAFGGPSLVDGASFEVRPGERVCLVGRNGAGKSSLLKVLGGRIAPDGGEVYTPPGVKVAMLEQEAPMDITGRVYDVVDQALESASLEAWEREARVDRLLRDMELDGDVAFESMSAGMKRRVLLARCLVIEPGVLLLDEPTNHLDVDAIAWMEEFLPKFRGALLFITHDRAFLQSLATRILDLERGVLISWDCDYQTYLQRKEAWLQAEARQQAEFDKKLAKEEVWIRRGIEARRTRNEGRVRALLKMRDEHRGRRERQGSVNLGMEEADRSGLKVISTEGATFGYGDRTIIRDFTTLIRRGDKVGIVGGNGAGKSTLVKLLLGKHAPQSGWVKHGTNLEIAYFDQHREALDPEMKVVDAIAGGLDTITINGQRRHVMGYLGDFLFSPDRARGPVKVLSGGEKNRLLLARLFTKPFNLLVMDEPTNDLDLETLELLEERLLEYNGTLLLVSHDRAFLDNVVTELFVLKGDGEVVQMVGGYSDYRVLMKKEKTAATEKSKAQATPKGKTPKPRKFLNRERWEWEALPGEIEALETEQSQLAEQLGDAATYQDPDKLAKTQARLEEIENLLLEKYERWEELDTLKAELEG, from the coding sequence ATGTTGCACGTCCGGAATGTTTCTTTGGCCTTTGGTGGACCCTCGCTGGTGGATGGCGCTTCGTTTGAGGTGCGTCCGGGCGAGCGCGTGTGTTTGGTCGGCCGCAATGGCGCGGGCAAGTCGTCGCTGTTAAAAGTCTTGGGCGGTCGCATTGCGCCAGATGGTGGCGAGGTTTACACACCGCCCGGCGTCAAGGTGGCGATGCTCGAGCAGGAAGCACCCATGGATATCACCGGTCGTGTTTACGATGTGGTCGACCAGGCGTTGGAGTCTGCATCGCTCGAAGCCTGGGAGCGCGAGGCGCGGGTGGACCGACTGCTGCGCGACATGGAGCTGGATGGCGATGTGGCGTTCGAATCGATGTCGGCTGGCATGAAGCGTCGTGTGCTGCTGGCGCGCTGTCTCGTGATCGAGCCCGGCGTGCTCCTGCTGGACGAGCCAACGAACCACCTGGACGTGGATGCCATTGCGTGGATGGAAGAGTTTCTGCCGAAGTTTCGCGGCGCGCTGCTTTTCATCACGCACGACCGTGCATTTTTGCAAAGCCTGGCTACACGGATTCTCGACTTGGAGCGTGGCGTGTTGATCAGTTGGGACTGTGATTACCAGACCTACCTTCAGCGCAAGGAGGCGTGGCTGCAAGCCGAGGCACGGCAACAAGCCGAGTTCGATAAAAAATTGGCTAAGGAAGAAGTCTGGATTCGCCGTGGCATCGAGGCGCGCCGCACTCGCAACGAGGGCCGCGTGCGTGCGCTCTTGAAAATGCGCGACGAGCACCGTGGGCGCCGTGAGCGGCAGGGCTCGGTAAACCTCGGCATGGAGGAGGCTGATCGCTCCGGGCTAAAAGTTATTTCCACCGAAGGCGCGACCTTTGGCTACGGCGATCGCACGATCATTCGCGATTTTACCACGCTGATTCGGCGGGGGGACAAGGTGGGCATCGTCGGCGGCAACGGCGCGGGCAAGTCGACGTTGGTCAAGCTGCTGCTGGGCAAACATGCGCCGCAAAGCGGTTGGGTAAAGCACGGTACCAACCTGGAGATCGCGTATTTCGATCAACACCGCGAAGCGCTCGATCCGGAGATGAAAGTTGTCGACGCCATTGCGGGCGGCCTCGATACGATCACGATTAATGGCCAGCGCCGTCACGTGATGGGTTACTTGGGCGATTTCCTTTTTTCGCCGGACCGCGCGCGTGGGCCGGTGAAGGTGCTTTCTGGTGGTGAGAAGAATCGCCTGCTGTTGGCGCGACTTTTTACCAAGCCGTTCAACCTGTTGGTGATGGACGAGCCGACGAACGACCTGGATTTGGAAACGCTGGAGCTGCTCGAAGAGCGCCTGCTCGAATACAATGGCACGCTGCTGTTGGTCAGCCACGACCGCGCGTTTTTGGATAACGTCGTCACCGAACTCTTCGTGCTCAAAGGTGACGGCGAGGTGGTGCAAATGGTCGGTGGCTACAGCGACTACCGCGTGCTGATGAAAAAGGAAAAGACAGCGGCGACGGAGAAATCCAAAGCGCAAGCGACGCCGAAGGGCAAGACGCCAAAGCCGCGCAAATTCCTCAATCGCGAGCGCTGGGAGTGGGAAGCATTACCTGGCGAAATCGAAGCACTGGAGACCGAGCAGTCGCAGCTCGCTGAACAGCTGGGCGATGCCGCCACCTATCAAGACCCGGATAAGTTGGCCAAGACACAGGCTCGGTTAGAAGAGATTGAAAACCTGCTGCTCGAAAAATACGAACGCTGGGAAGAGCTTGATACACTGAAGGCGGAGTTGGAGGGGTAG
- the murB gene encoding UDP-N-acetylmuramate dehydrogenase translates to MIKMMPEPTTSSLPDAVFMLGVGGMGMAPLAIYLAEAGVAVTGWDDGLRPEVATLLQRHGVQLSDELPESPKLVARSSAIGETHELYLEAKQRGARVLRRGELLAEIVAGKKLLAVVGSHGKSTTTGMLIHLLNQAGYDCGYLLGALFRDDSSPAHFSALSDWVIAEVDESDGTVEGFSPEITVAVNFDWDHADLYPKESDLRAAFSRLFSRTKSSVIIPEDCFVLNEIAPENKALRCHAAAGFNASNTALALAAARELGAEVTLGMLKGFAGIRRRQDVMYQAGEVTLVADYAHHPTEITALLQHARSEWPGRQIVVFQPHRFTRTRQFAAEFAKSLEIADEVFLLPVYAASESPLRDGASEAIVEKAGQDWPVLDAQQMCRAVENAMGDERPVTVMFVGAGDIDHLAHRFAADWRTTESWRNGLSPNTVLKLGEPLANKTTLRVGGPARFYAEPVDAEDLAQLINFARQSKLPWFVLGRGSNLIVADAGFDGLVISLKSDHFREFKPFDDGRIEVGAGLALKRLCGLAAKEGLGGFEFLEGIPGTVGGALRMNAGAMGGWMFDVVESVTYMTADGEIRERSCDEFHVEYRCCHELRDGMALSAVLKVGAQVEGDDIRQQMDAYAGKRKESQPREPSAGCIFKNPANDHAGKLIDELGLKGKRIGGAEVSTVHGNFIINREQAKASDVLALIREIRAVIKRERGIDLEPEALLVGQRWEDVL, encoded by the coding sequence ATGATTAAGATGATGCCAGAGCCGACTACTTCCTCCCTGCCGGACGCCGTGTTTATGCTTGGCGTGGGTGGCATGGGCATGGCACCGCTGGCCATCTATTTGGCCGAAGCCGGTGTCGCGGTCACGGGTTGGGACGACGGTTTGCGCCCCGAGGTGGCGACGTTGTTGCAGCGCCACGGTGTGCAGCTTAGCGACGAACTCCCCGAGTCCCCCAAGCTGGTTGCGCGGTCCAGCGCTATTGGCGAGACGCACGAGCTTTACCTGGAAGCCAAGCAACGCGGTGCCCGTGTGCTGCGTCGTGGCGAACTGCTGGCGGAAATCGTTGCGGGCAAGAAACTGCTCGCGGTGGTGGGCAGCCATGGCAAATCCACGACGACGGGCATGCTTATTCACCTGCTGAACCAAGCCGGCTATGACTGTGGATATTTGCTGGGAGCACTGTTTCGTGATGACAGCTCGCCCGCGCATTTTTCTGCCTTGAGCGACTGGGTGATCGCCGAAGTCGACGAGAGCGATGGCACCGTAGAGGGTTTCTCACCGGAGATCACGGTGGCGGTAAACTTCGATTGGGACCATGCGGACCTTTACCCGAAGGAGTCTGATTTACGCGCCGCCTTCAGCCGGTTGTTCAGCCGGACAAAGAGCAGTGTGATCATCCCGGAAGACTGTTTCGTGCTCAACGAAATTGCCCCCGAGAACAAGGCGCTTCGCTGCCACGCCGCGGCGGGTTTCAATGCGTCGAACACGGCCTTGGCGCTGGCAGCTGCGCGAGAGCTTGGGGCCGAGGTAACGCTCGGGATGCTAAAGGGCTTTGCCGGCATTCGCCGCCGCCAGGATGTGATGTATCAGGCAGGCGAGGTAACGCTGGTGGCCGACTACGCGCACCACCCGACGGAGATCACCGCCCTGCTGCAACATGCGCGCAGTGAATGGCCGGGTCGGCAAATCGTCGTTTTTCAGCCGCATCGTTTCACGCGCACGCGCCAGTTTGCGGCGGAGTTTGCCAAGTCCCTGGAGATTGCCGATGAGGTCTTTCTGCTGCCGGTTTATGCCGCGAGCGAATCGCCTCTACGCGATGGTGCCAGCGAGGCCATTGTCGAAAAGGCCGGGCAGGATTGGCCCGTGCTTGATGCTCAGCAAATGTGCCGCGCAGTGGAAAACGCCATGGGTGACGAGCGACCGGTTACGGTGATGTTTGTCGGCGCTGGGGATATCGACCATCTGGCGCATCGTTTTGCGGCGGATTGGCGAACCACCGAGTCGTGGCGTAACGGGCTTTCCCCGAACACCGTGCTTAAACTCGGTGAGCCGCTGGCGAACAAAACCACGTTACGCGTGGGCGGCCCTGCGCGCTTTTATGCGGAGCCCGTCGATGCGGAAGACTTGGCGCAGCTCATTAACTTTGCGCGGCAAAGTAAGTTGCCATGGTTTGTTTTGGGCCGCGGCTCAAACTTGATCGTGGCCGACGCTGGCTTTGATGGATTGGTGATTAGCCTGAAGAGCGACCACTTCCGTGAGTTTAAACCATTTGATGATGGCCGAATCGAAGTCGGCGCAGGCCTGGCGTTGAAGCGTCTCTGCGGCTTGGCTGCGAAAGAGGGGCTGGGTGGTTTTGAGTTTCTCGAAGGCATTCCCGGGACCGTGGGCGGCGCATTGCGGATGAACGCCGGTGCGATGGGCGGCTGGATGTTCGACGTCGTCGAAAGCGTGACTTACATGACTGCCGACGGCGAGATCCGCGAGCGGTCGTGTGACGAGTTTCATGTGGAATACCGCTGCTGCCATGAACTGCGCGATGGCATGGCCTTGAGCGCTGTTCTTAAAGTCGGTGCCCAAGTCGAGGGTGATGATATTCGCCAGCAGATGGATGCATACGCCGGTAAGCGCAAGGAGTCGCAACCGCGTGAACCCAGTGCGGGCTGTATCTTTAAAAACCCGGCTAACGACCACGCGGGCAAACTGATTGATGAGCTTGGCCTGAAGGGTAAGCGCATCGGTGGGGCGGAGGTGTCCACCGTGCACGGTAATTTTATCATTAACCGCGAGCAGGCGAAAGCCTCCGATGTGCTGGCATTGATTCGTGAAATCCGCGCAGTCATCAAGCGAGAACGCGGCATCGATCTGGAGCCGGAGGCGCTGCTGGTTGGCCAACGTTGGGAGGATGTCCTATGA
- a CDS encoding cell division protein FtsQ/DivIB, with amino-acid sequence MAKKKKTKSNTPSTWRNIQQSFTGRAVTPHARKRRWMLNLKLLGGVVGLALAGCALWAGVRYLQSDSFARLMAGGSDPVRNVYLESDGVLDEQWLNARIDLPENIELMAIDIDSMQRELNSDGQVRSVLVERVFPDALRIRISERQPVLRVVVQDATGRKYLRLISKEGIVYPGKRYPAEVVRNLPYAAGVTLRRKVTGDYFPVEGVPEVSAFLSHARSLMPERVQNWESVSLAKFDPSGKAHSSCLEVVTAEGYTIVFSPHELDEQFARLNAILSQMESQRQRVDRIDLSMEDAVVKVADSTSRGPVRFR; translated from the coding sequence ATGGCCAAGAAAAAGAAAACCAAGTCCAACACGCCAAGCACCTGGCGGAACATTCAGCAATCCTTTACCGGACGCGCGGTGACGCCGCATGCCCGCAAGCGACGCTGGATGCTCAACCTCAAGCTCTTGGGCGGGGTTGTGGGCTTGGCCTTGGCTGGTTGTGCGCTGTGGGCCGGTGTTCGGTATTTACAAAGTGATTCCTTTGCACGGTTAATGGCGGGCGGCTCAGACCCCGTGCGCAATGTTTATCTGGAGAGCGATGGCGTGCTCGACGAGCAGTGGCTCAATGCGCGTATCGACCTGCCGGAAAACATTGAGCTGATGGCGATCGATATCGACTCCATGCAGCGCGAACTCAATAGCGATGGTCAGGTGCGCTCGGTGTTGGTGGAGCGTGTATTTCCCGACGCACTGCGCATTCGCATCTCGGAGCGTCAGCCGGTTTTACGTGTTGTGGTGCAGGATGCCACGGGACGGAAATACCTGCGGCTGATTTCGAAGGAAGGCATTGTTTACCCGGGGAAGCGTTACCCGGCTGAGGTGGTTCGTAACCTACCCTATGCCGCGGGGGTCACTCTGCGTCGCAAAGTAACGGGCGATTATTTCCCGGTTGAGGGGGTTCCCGAAGTGTCGGCTTTCCTCTCACACGCGCGCTCGCTAATGCCCGAGCGTGTCCAAAATTGGGAAAGCGTTTCGCTGGCCAAGTTTGATCCGTCGGGTAAGGCTCACAGCTCCTGCCTGGAGGTGGTGACGGCCGAGGGCTATACCATTGTTTTTTCGCCACATGAGCTGGACGAACAATTCGCGCGGCTCAATGCCATCCTGTCTCAGATGGAGTCGCAGCGACAGCGCGTTGACCGCATCGACCTGTCGATGGAGGACGCCGTTGTTAAAGTCGCAGACTCGACCAGCCGGGGCCCAGTTCGTTTTCGATAA
- a CDS encoding UDP-N-acetylglucosamine--N-acetylmuramyl-(pentapeptide) pyrophosphoryl-undecaprenol N-acetylglucosamine transferase — MSNFVISCGGTGGHLAPGIAIAEALMEKGHHCRLIISNKDVDSRLVKNYPQLQYARSPGVGFAWSPAKFVKFNIEQVRGLLFTINLMREFKADAVIGFGGFLTVGAVFAAFFTGVPVMLHEANRRAGRAIRMLAGFARRIYLPPGVTIKGLPRKMIHHCGYPIRKEIHRMPQDEARAKLGLDVTGKLLLVMGGSQGATALNKWVSRNFEALAKESISVYCVSGLNKMSVDVIERKSADGQTVRAVFTPFVDDMAAALSAADLVVARAGAGSIAEFARCRLPSILVPFPHSADDHQLANAQFLEQQGGAVVIEEKEMDRLLGEVTDTIFNDWLIKRFRENLERLDRANPVDNIVKDMASIALTTHD; from the coding sequence ATGAGTAATTTTGTCATTTCCTGCGGAGGAACGGGCGGCCACTTGGCGCCGGGCATCGCCATTGCCGAAGCCTTGATGGAGAAGGGGCACCACTGCCGACTGATCATCAGCAACAAGGATGTCGATTCCCGCCTGGTTAAAAATTATCCGCAACTGCAATACGCGCGCTCGCCGGGTGTGGGCTTCGCGTGGAGCCCGGCCAAGTTTGTAAAATTCAACATCGAGCAAGTGCGCGGCCTGTTGTTTACGATCAACTTGATGCGCGAGTTTAAGGCCGACGCCGTGATTGGCTTTGGCGGCTTTCTGACGGTGGGCGCGGTGTTCGCGGCGTTCTTTACCGGTGTGCCCGTGATGCTGCATGAGGCCAACCGTCGTGCCGGTCGCGCGATTCGCATGCTGGCCGGTTTTGCGCGCCGGATATATCTACCGCCGGGCGTGACGATCAAGGGCCTGCCGCGCAAGATGATCCACCACTGCGGCTACCCGATTCGTAAGGAAATCCACCGCATGCCGCAGGACGAAGCTCGTGCGAAGCTGGGTCTCGATGTCACGGGTAAGCTACTGCTGGTCATGGGAGGCAGCCAGGGAGCGACGGCACTGAATAAGTGGGTCTCGCGTAATTTTGAGGCACTGGCCAAGGAGAGTATCAGCGTGTATTGCGTCAGCGGTTTGAACAAAATGTCGGTCGATGTGATCGAGCGAAAGTCTGCTGACGGACAAACCGTGCGCGCGGTTTTCACCCCGTTTGTGGATGACATGGCGGCTGCTTTGAGCGCGGCTGACCTCGTGGTCGCACGTGCTGGCGCAGGCAGTATCGCTGAGTTTGCGCGCTGCCGTTTGCCATCCATCCTGGTGCCGTTTCCGCACTCGGCGGATGATCACCAACTGGCCAACGCACAGTTCCTGGAGCAACAGGGCGGTGCGGTGGTCATCGAGGAAAAAGAAATGGACCGTCTCTTGGGCGAGGTGACCGATACGATTTTTAACGACTGGTTGATTAAGCGCTTTCGCGAAAATTTGGAGCGCCTCGACCGGGCCAATCCCGTGGATAACATTGTCAAAGACATGGCGAGCATCGCCTTGACGACGCATGATTAA
- a CDS encoding D-alanine--D-alanine ligase family protein, translating to MSERAHVTVLCGGASPEAKVSRVTGPSVAEALKQFYDVELIDLADDSLPALDAAKTVVFPAMHGPFGEDGQLQMLLDQAGVSYAGCDAASSALCMNKVNTKNAVTDSGFALAKDFTFAAQSKPSAEAIIAKLGEGVVIKPLDSGSSVGVHIAHGRYELNAVLERVKAGDWMAEQLIAGREMTIGLLDGGAMGIVEIRPKDGIYDYEHKYTTGATEYLFPAPMDETLSCKVRSFAENAFASCNCRDFARLDFILTHDDQPFFLEINTIPGMTPTSLLPKSASCVGLGFQPLVRRMMEPAIARAAKHRAAS from the coding sequence ATGAGCGAGCGTGCGCATGTAACGGTCCTTTGCGGTGGTGCTTCGCCGGAGGCCAAAGTGTCGCGGGTGACGGGGCCATCGGTCGCGGAGGCGTTGAAGCAGTTTTACGATGTGGAGCTGATTGATTTGGCCGATGATTCTTTGCCCGCTTTGGACGCGGCAAAGACTGTGGTCTTCCCGGCGATGCATGGGCCTTTCGGTGAGGACGGGCAACTGCAGATGCTGCTTGATCAGGCAGGCGTGTCTTACGCCGGTTGCGATGCTGCATCCAGTGCGCTCTGCATGAACAAGGTCAACACCAAGAATGCGGTGACAGACAGCGGCTTTGCCCTGGCCAAGGACTTTACCTTTGCAGCGCAAAGTAAACCGTCGGCCGAAGCCATCATTGCTAAGCTAGGTGAGGGCGTGGTGATTAAGCCGCTGGACAGTGGCAGCAGCGTGGGTGTCCATATCGCTCATGGTCGTTACGAGTTGAACGCCGTATTGGAGCGCGTTAAGGCTGGCGACTGGATGGCGGAGCAGCTCATCGCCGGGCGCGAGATGACCATTGGCCTGCTCGATGGCGGCGCGATGGGCATCGTCGAAATTCGCCCGAAAGACGGCATTTACGACTACGAACACAAATACACCACGGGCGCCACAGAGTATCTTTTTCCGGCGCCTATGGATGAAACTTTGTCTTGCAAAGTAAGGTCTTTTGCAGAGAATGCTTTTGCATCCTGCAACTGCCGGGACTTCGCTCGATTGGATTTTATACTAACTCACGACGACCAACCATTCTTCTTGGAGATTAACACCATCCCCGGCATGACGCCCACCAGCCTCCTGCCTAAAAGCGCAAGTTGCGTTGGGCTGGGATTTCAGCCTCTGGTGAGAAGAATGATGGAACCCGCAATCGCACGCGCGGCGAAGCACCGCGCTGCTTCCTGA
- the ftsA gene encoding cell division protein FtsA has product MSQSRIIGAVDIGAASVTVLVGDIVNGRSLNIIGKQDATSEGVKKGEIVDFKAVSNAVHAAIMGAEKSAGAQIEAIYLSQTGSHLEGFYNSAAVNVSSSENRVSEADIARAMNEAKAKKLSDDRLYIHHIRSHFMLDGRPTHEPLGMEGEKLEVGYWSIHGDERKVRDHIHVINGFGLNVEDIILSSIASGTVIASDEEKRAGVMVIDMGAGVTDWAIYQNGIVARTGVLPVGSDHITNDLALGLRVNRKYAEKLKQGFGKAVLENDDKQEKVWMVGDQMIGDRRIPKQALIQIIRERVEEIFELIHKQAGELCGAKYLPAGVLLTGGGSHLEQIDVAAEKILGVTTRQGELPSWVHDNLQRQEYSTGLGLLHFALSGQSLDDSAMQRKQRGLLRRVTQLFAH; this is encoded by the coding sequence ATGAGCCAAAGTAGAATAATCGGAGCCGTCGACATCGGCGCCGCTTCCGTCACCGTCTTAGTTGGCGATATCGTCAACGGGCGTAGCCTGAACATTATTGGCAAGCAGGACGCGACCTCCGAGGGCGTCAAGAAGGGGGAGATTGTCGACTTTAAGGCAGTCAGCAACGCCGTGCACGCCGCCATCATGGGCGCGGAAAAAAGTGCGGGCGCACAGATTGAGGCCATCTACCTTTCGCAGACGGGTAGCCACCTCGAAGGTTTTTATAACAGCGCCGCGGTCAATGTCAGCTCCAGTGAGAACCGCGTCAGTGAGGCCGACATCGCCCGCGCGATGAACGAAGCCAAGGCCAAGAAACTTTCCGACGACCGTCTTTATATTCACCACATTCGCAGCCACTTCATGCTCGATGGCCGCCCGACGCATGAGCCCCTCGGCATGGAAGGCGAGAAGCTAGAGGTCGGCTATTGGTCGATCCACGGCGACGAGCGCAAGGTGCGTGACCACATCCACGTGATCAACGGCTTTGGCCTGAACGTGGAGGACATTATCCTGTCGAGCATCGCTTCGGGCACCGTGATTGCATCCGACGAAGAGAAGCGTGCGGGTGTGATGGTCATCGACATGGGCGCAGGGGTGACCGACTGGGCAATTTACCAAAATGGAATCGTGGCCCGGACTGGCGTGCTCCCCGTGGGCAGCGACCACATTACGAACGACCTCGCCCTCGGCCTGCGCGTGAACCGCAAGTATGCCGAAAAGCTGAAGCAGGGCTTCGGCAAGGCGGTGCTTGAAAACGACGACAAGCAGGAGAAGGTCTGGATGGTGGGCGACCAAATGATCGGCGACCGCCGCATTCCCAAGCAGGCGTTGATCCAGATTATCCGCGAGCGTGTCGAAGAAATCTTTGAACTGATCCACAAGCAAGCGGGCGAACTTTGCGGTGCAAAGTATCTGCCGGCCGGTGTGCTGCTGACTGGCGGTGGTTCCCACCTGGAGCAGATCGATGTGGCGGCGGAGAAGATCCTCGGCGTCACCACGCGCCAGGGCGAACTGCCTTCCTGGGTGCATGACAACCTGCAGCGTCAGGAATACAGCACGGGCCTGGGCCTGCTGCACTTCGCGCTTTCCGGCCAGTCGCTGGACGACTCTGCAATGCAGAGGAAACAACGCGGCCTGCTGCGCCGGGTCACTCAACTTTTTGCCCACTAA